The following coding sequences lie in one Mycobacterium gordonae genomic window:
- a CDS encoding PE family protein, with amino-acid sequence MSFVTAQPEMLAAAADVLQSIGAATAASNGAAAAPTTGVLPPAADEVSLLTAAQFATHAAMYQSVGARAAVIYDRFVATLASSAGSYASTEAANAAAAH; translated from the coding sequence ATGTCCTTTGTCACGGCACAACCAGAGATGCTGGCAGCCGCCGCCGACGTACTGCAGAGCATCGGTGCGGCCACCGCCGCGAGCAACGGGGCCGCGGCCGCACCGACCACGGGCGTCTTACCTCCAGCGGCCGATGAGGTGTCGTTGCTCACGGCGGCGCAGTTCGCCACCCACGCAGCGATGTACCAGTCGGTCGGCGCCAGGGCCGCCGTCATCTACGACCGGTTCGTGGCCACGCTGGCCAGCAGCGCCGGTTCCTATGCGAGCACCGAAGCCGCCAACGCGGCGGCCGCTCACTGA
- a CDS encoding MarR family winged helix-turn-helix transcriptional regulator, with amino-acid sequence MVDEQRPRSPQTELGQGMRMAWWSYVTRLDNDMEAAGFPERRFAMNYVFALYAQPGPMTISDMGRQFDVSRQAASKLVGELRRDGYVETEVSPNDQREKVVVLTPKAVEYVTARRRAAAALDHAIAERVGEAGLAELRRLLHEVGDVSTTGFDYDPTNVYKSPKLWG; translated from the coding sequence ATGGTTGACGAGCAGCGGCCGCGATCGCCGCAGACCGAGCTCGGTCAGGGCATGCGCATGGCCTGGTGGAGTTACGTCACTAGGCTGGATAACGACATGGAAGCCGCCGGATTCCCGGAACGGCGCTTCGCGATGAACTACGTTTTCGCCCTCTACGCGCAGCCCGGACCGATGACGATTTCGGACATGGGGCGACAATTCGACGTCTCGCGGCAGGCGGCCAGCAAACTCGTCGGCGAACTGCGCCGCGACGGTTACGTGGAGACCGAGGTCTCGCCCAATGACCAACGCGAGAAAGTGGTGGTACTGACGCCGAAGGCAGTCGAGTATGTCACCGCACGCCGGCGCGCGGCCGCCGCACTCGACCACGCGATCGCCGAACGCGTGGGCGAAGCCGGTCTGGCCGAGTTGCGGCGGCTACTGCACGAGGTTGGTGATGTGTCGACGACCGGATTCGACTACGACCCCACCAACGTCTACAAGTCGCCCAAGCTGTGGGGATGA
- the dapD gene encoding 2,3,4,5-tetrahydropyridine-2,6-dicarboxylate N-succinyltransferase — MTAVTGAAGIGLATLASDGSVLDAWFPEPELTESETTATTRLALSDLPAVLGTLVGRDDDRQTETIAIRTAIGSLDDAAADAYDAYLRLHLLSHRLVAPHGLNAGGLFGVLTNVVWTNRGPCAVEGFEAVRARLRRLGPVTVYGVDKFPRMVDYVLPSGVRIADADRVRLGAHLAPGTTVMHEGFVNFNAGTLGASMVEGRISAGVVVGDGSDIGGGASIMGTLSGGGAQVISIGKRCLLGANAGLGISLGDDCVVEAGLYITAGTKVTTPEGDSVKARDLSGGSNLLFRRNSLTGAVEVVSRDGQGIALNAELHAN; from the coding sequence CTGACCGCCGTGACTGGAGCTGCAGGCATTGGCCTGGCGACCCTTGCCTCCGACGGATCTGTCCTCGACGCATGGTTCCCCGAACCCGAACTGACCGAATCGGAAACCACCGCGACGACACGGCTGGCGTTGTCCGACCTGCCCGCGGTGCTGGGCACGCTCGTCGGCCGCGACGACGACCGCCAGACCGAGACCATCGCGATCCGCACCGCGATCGGCTCGCTGGACGATGCGGCCGCCGACGCCTACGACGCCTACCTGCGGCTGCACCTACTGTCGCACCGCCTGGTGGCACCGCACGGGCTGAACGCCGGCGGCCTGTTCGGGGTATTGACCAATGTGGTGTGGACCAACCGTGGTCCCTGCGCGGTCGAAGGTTTCGAAGCGGTGCGGGCGCGGCTGCGCCGACTCGGACCGGTGACCGTCTACGGCGTCGACAAATTCCCGCGGATGGTCGACTACGTACTGCCGTCGGGAGTTCGCATCGCCGATGCCGACCGCGTCCGGCTCGGCGCCCACCTGGCCCCGGGCACCACCGTGATGCACGAGGGCTTCGTCAACTTCAACGCCGGAACCCTGGGCGCCTCCATGGTCGAAGGCCGCATCTCGGCGGGCGTCGTCGTCGGTGACGGCTCCGACATCGGCGGTGGTGCCTCGATCATGGGCACGTTGTCCGGAGGTGGCGCACAAGTCATCTCGATCGGCAAGCGCTGCCTGCTGGGGGCAAACGCCGGACTGGGCATATCGCTGGGCGACGACTGCGTGGTGGAAGCGGGCCTCTACATCACCGCGGGCACCAAAGTGACGACGCCCGAAGGGGATTCAGTCAAGGCACGCGACCTGTCCGGCGGCAGCAACCTGCTGTTCCGCCGCAATTCGCTGACCGGTGCGGTCGAGGTGGTGTCCCGCGACGGTCAGGGCATCGCACTCAACGCCGAACTGCATGCCAACTGA
- a CDS encoding PPE family protein, whose amino-acid sequence MDFGSLPPEVNSGRMYTGPGAGSLLVAAEMWEILALDLYSAASSVQSVVWGMTVGPWIGSSAALMAAAAAPYLAWINVTAAQAELTANQARTTAAAFESAFAMTVPPPVIAENRTQLMVLIATNLLGQNTPAIAVTEAEYGEMWAQDAAAMYGYAGIAAAATETLSVFEEAPEITTMGGVAEEVLSGSAVEQATDSAAATQLMSNVPQALQQLATPTQQGSTQTSWLSGTWKAVSPHLSPISNIISMVNNNFSMLNSGVSMTNTTSSFMKGMVPAAAKAVEGAVDSGARAMGTLGNGVGAPGGAGVVAGLGRAAAVGELSVPQGWAAANQAVTPAARALTTVAGAGAVDAAPEHVPSGLPVGQLGGRAGSGLSLSNVLRVPPRAYVMPRSPAAG is encoded by the coding sequence ATGGATTTCGGTTCGTTGCCACCAGAAGTCAACTCCGGGCGGATGTACACCGGCCCCGGTGCCGGTTCGCTGCTGGTCGCCGCGGAGATGTGGGAGATCCTGGCACTGGATCTGTATTCGGCGGCGTCGTCGGTGCAGTCGGTGGTCTGGGGGATGACGGTGGGGCCGTGGATAGGTTCGTCCGCCGCCCTGATGGCCGCCGCGGCAGCCCCGTATCTGGCCTGGATCAATGTCACCGCCGCGCAGGCCGAACTGACCGCCAACCAGGCCAGGACCACTGCGGCGGCCTTCGAGTCCGCGTTCGCCATGACCGTGCCGCCCCCCGTGATCGCCGAGAACCGCACCCAGTTGATGGTGCTGATCGCGACCAACCTCTTGGGTCAGAACACTCCCGCGATCGCGGTGACCGAGGCCGAGTACGGCGAGATGTGGGCACAGGATGCCGCCGCGATGTACGGCTACGCGGGCATCGCGGCCGCCGCGACGGAGACGCTCTCGGTGTTCGAGGAAGCTCCAGAGATCACCACCATGGGAGGCGTGGCCGAGGAGGTCCTGAGTGGGTCTGCGGTGGAGCAGGCAACCGACTCCGCGGCCGCCACCCAGCTGATGTCCAACGTCCCGCAGGCGCTGCAGCAACTGGCTACTCCCACTCAGCAGGGTTCCACGCAGACGTCGTGGCTGAGTGGCACCTGGAAGGCCGTCAGCCCGCATCTGTCGCCGATCAGCAACATCATCTCGATGGTCAACAACAACTTTTCGATGCTCAATTCCGGTGTGTCGATGACGAATACGACCAGCTCTTTCATGAAGGGGATGGTGCCCGCAGCGGCCAAAGCGGTGGAGGGAGCGGTCGACAGCGGCGCCCGGGCGATGGGCACCCTGGGCAATGGGGTGGGCGCTCCGGGCGGTGCGGGCGTGGTGGCCGGCCTCGGGCGGGCCGCCGCCGTCGGGGAATTGTCGGTGCCGCAGGGCTGGGCCGCGGCCAATCAGGCCGTCACACCCGCTGCCCGGGCGCTCACCACCGTGGCCGGTGCCGGTGCCGTCGATGCCGCGCCGGAGCACGTGCCGAGCGGGCTTCCGGTCGGCCAGCTGGGTGGCCGGGCCGGCAGCGGGTTGAGCCTCAGCAACGTGCTGCGCGTGCCCCCTCGTGCGTACGTCATGCCGCGTAGCCCGGCGGCCGGGTAG
- a CDS encoding MFS transporter, with translation MRRIALACLVGSTVEYYDFFIYGTAAALVFPTVFYPQLSPTMATVASMGTFATAFLSRPLGAVVFGHFGDRLGRKRTLVATLLIMALSTVTVGLVPPTATVGGAAPLILVALRLLQGFAVGGEWAGSALLSAETAPPGKRGRYGMFTVIGGGIALVLTSLTFLGVNFTIGARSSAFMSWGWRIPFLFSGVLIAIALYVRLNIGETPVFAQQESQNAAAGTPFVQVLRRQRREVVLAAGCALGCFGLVYLASTYLTAYANTHLGYSRNVILLVGALGGLTCIAAAALTSTLSDRFGRRRVLLVCWALAVPWALLVMPMVDSGDVGLFVLALAGLFAVDGAVFGPVSVFVPELFATRYRYTGTALSVNAAGVIGGAVPPLIADPLLEHYGSWAIGLMMATLALVSLGATYLLPETNGVALAEPAGKPAQLACSSALSAMP, from the coding sequence ATGAGGCGGATTGCCCTCGCCTGTCTGGTCGGCTCGACGGTCGAGTATTACGACTTCTTCATCTACGGCACCGCGGCGGCACTGGTGTTTCCGACCGTCTTTTATCCGCAGCTGAGTCCCACCATGGCCACTGTCGCGTCGATGGGCACATTCGCCACCGCATTCCTGTCCCGGCCACTGGGTGCGGTGGTCTTCGGGCACTTCGGAGATCGTTTGGGGCGCAAGCGGACTCTGGTCGCGACCCTGCTGATCATGGCGCTGTCCACCGTGACCGTCGGCCTGGTTCCTCCTACCGCGACGGTGGGTGGCGCGGCTCCGTTGATCCTGGTCGCCCTTCGGCTTCTACAAGGTTTCGCGGTGGGCGGTGAGTGGGCGGGTTCGGCGCTGTTGAGCGCCGAGACGGCCCCGCCAGGAAAACGTGGGCGGTACGGGATGTTCACCGTAATCGGCGGCGGCATCGCCCTGGTGCTGACCAGTCTGACTTTCCTCGGCGTGAATTTCACCATCGGCGCGCGCAGTTCGGCGTTCATGAGTTGGGGCTGGCGTATTCCGTTCCTGTTCAGCGGGGTGCTGATCGCGATCGCGCTGTACGTGCGGCTGAATATCGGGGAAACCCCGGTGTTCGCACAGCAAGAGTCTCAGAACGCCGCTGCGGGAACGCCGTTCGTCCAGGTGCTGCGACGGCAACGACGCGAGGTGGTGCTGGCCGCCGGCTGCGCGCTGGGCTGCTTCGGTCTGGTGTATCTGGCCAGCACCTACCTGACCGCATACGCGAACACCCATCTCGGGTATTCGCGCAACGTCATCCTGCTGGTGGGCGCGTTGGGTGGCCTGACTTGTATCGCAGCGGCGGCGCTCACGTCGACACTCAGCGACAGGTTTGGTCGCCGTCGTGTCCTGTTGGTGTGTTGGGCCCTGGCCGTGCCCTGGGCGCTGTTGGTGATGCCGATGGTCGACTCGGGCGACGTCGGCTTGTTCGTGTTGGCGCTTGCCGGGCTGTTCGCCGTCGACGGGGCCGTTTTCGGGCCCGTCTCCGTGTTCGTCCCCGAATTGTTCGCGACGCGTTACCGGTACACCGGGACGGCGCTGTCGGTCAATGCCGCCGGGGTCATCGGCGGGGCGGTGCCGCCGCTGATCGCGGACCCGCTGTTAGAGCATTACGGCAGCTGGGCGATCGGGCTCATGATGGCGACTTTGGCACTGGTCAGCCTGGGGGCCACCTATCTGCTGCCCGAGACCAACGGTGTCGCGCTCGCCGAGCCAGCGGGGAAACCCGCTCAGTTGGCATGCAGTTCGGCGTTGAGTGCGATGCCCTGA